A DNA window from Daucus carota subsp. sativus chromosome 3, DH1 v3.0, whole genome shotgun sequence contains the following coding sequences:
- the LOC108211407 gene encoding uncharacterized protein LOC108211407 has product MKALDFYTEDQDLTYKKPSATSLILKRESSGSCSSDTCNNSNSSVFGKTRYKLWALVVILVLAFWSMFTGSVTLNWSSAGALADEYDSPLHSDLDILEVEEREKVVRHMWDVYTHSKTIRLPKFWQRAFEAAYEDLSSDAPSVRNAAVSEIAKMSLLSLDLILESLAQSTTASDTDRTPVKETRSSKLQKSRRRLLHFQE; this is encoded by the exons ATGAAAGCTCTAGACTTCTACACAGAAGATCAAGACCTCACCTACAAAAAACCCTCAGCCACAAGCCTGATCCTCAAACGTGAATCCTCTGGCTCATGTTCATCTGATACTTGCAACAATAGTAACTCCTCTGTGTTTGGAAAAACGAGGTATAAATTGTGGGCTTTGGTTGTTATTCTTGTTCTTGCTTTTTGGTCCATGTTTACTGGCTCTGTGACTCTTAACTGGTCTTCTGCTGGAGCTTTGGCTGATGAGTATGACTCTCCTCTGCACTCTGATCTTGATATCCTT GAAGTAGAGGAGAGGGAGAAAGTGGTGAGGCATATGTGGGATGTGTATACTCATAGCAAGACAATTCGGTTGCCCAAATTCTGGCAACGCGCGTTTGAAGCTGCGTATGAGGATTTGAGTAGTGATGCTCCTTCTGTCCGAAATGCTGCTGTTTCAGAGATTGCTAAGATGTCTTTGCTATCTCTTGACCTTATTCTTGAATCTCTTGCACAATCGACTACAGCTTCCGACACTGATAG AACACCCGTCAAAGAAACAAGATCAAGCAAGCTGCAGAAGTCCAGACGACGTTTGTTACATTTTCAAGAATAG
- the LOC108214454 gene encoding APO protein 4, mitochondrial: protein MSQMSSISRTHRKIWLFWTTPAIRDGGLVRMYSGHPRKKADLKKLRPMIVERIKNRAKDYPIKAMIPVAEDVLKARVLLIQGVSTLLNFVPVWTCKFCPEVYIGEEGHLIKTCGGYRHRAKNQHHEWVKGSLNDIIVPVKTFHLKNMFQNVIEHQERFDFDRVSAVVELCLQAGAFLYDERLYSRHLNFDTDVNSFVGDAYMCEEDQRFVARGTLSAWETVKSGVQKLLLAYPTKVCEHCSEVHVGPSGHRARLCGVFKYQRWRGTHFWKKAEVDDLVPPNIVWFRRPQDPPLLLNTCREFYGHAPAVVDLCVKAGAIPPSKYLCMMKMQGLAAPLSAPAVVVD from the exons ATGAGCCAGATGAGTTCAATTTCGAGAACCCACCGGAAAATATGGCTTTTTTGGACGACGCCGGCGATAAGAGACGGTGGGTTGGTGAGAATGTACAGTGGTCATCCAAGAAAAAAAGCGGATTTGAAGAAGTTAAGACCAATGATTGtagaaagaattaaaaatagAGCTAAAGATTATCCAATTAAAGCAATGATTCCTGTTGCTGAAGATGTGCTTAAAGCTAGAGTTCTTCTCATTCAAGGGGTCTCTACGCTTCTGAATTTTGTTCCTGTCTGGACTTGCaa GTTCTGTCCAGAAGTATATATCGGCGAGGAAGGACATTTAATAAAGACTTGTGGTGGTTATAGACACCGTGCCAAGAATCAACATCATGAGTGGGTTAAAGGGAGCTTGAATGATATTATTGTTCCTGTGAAAACATTTCATCTTAAGAACATGTTCCAAAATGTAATTGAGCATCAAGAGAGGTTCGATTTTGACCGTGTTTCTGCAGTAGTTGAATTGTGCTTACAGGCAGGTGCTTTTCTGTATGATGAAAGGTTATATTCAaggcacttgaattttgatacaGATGTGAATTCGTTTGTTGGAGATGCATACATGTGTGAAGAGGATCAGAGGTTTGTAGCAAGAGGAACATTGAGTGCTTGGGAGACTGTCAAGTCTGGAGTCCAGAAGTTGTTATTGGCTTATCCTACAAAGGTCTGTGAACATTGTTCAGAAGTTCATGTGGGGCCATCTGGTCACAGAGCACGACTTTGTGGTGTGTTTAAATACCAGAGATGGCGGGGGACTCATTTCTGGAAAAAAGCAGAAGTAGATGATTTGGTGCCTCCAAATATCGTGTGGTTTCGTAGACCTCAAGATCCACCTCTCCTCCTTAACACATGTCGAGAGTTTTATGGGCATGCCCCAGCTGTAGTGGATCTATGCGTAAAAGCTGGTGCTATTCCACCATCAAAATACTTGTGTATGATGAAAATGCAAGGGCTAGCAGCACCATTATCAGCACCTGCTGTTGTGGTGGATTAA
- the LOC108211969 gene encoding glucan endo-1,3-beta-glucosidase 7, whose product MVYFLSVSSFFLLFLQLTSHLANSEPYLGINYGQVANNLPPPSAVARLLQSTSIQKVRLFGADATIIQSLANTNIEIAIGASNTDIPALAADSNFVKSWINSNIIPFYPSSKITTVNVGNEIMSSTDRSLMYLLLKAMQNVQNALTEAMLGGKIKVTTVHSLAILKRSDPPSSGRFDPTVEDLLKGLLEFNNATGSGFSFNPYPFFAYQSDPRPETLAFCLFQPNSGRLDPGTGIKYTNMFDAQVDAVRSALNAMGFKGVEIVISETGWPYRGDSNQVGTSIENAKAYNGNLIAHLRSMVGTPLMPGKSVDTYLFALFDEDLKPGPASERSFGLFKPDLTVTYDVMLTKASQTSLTPETPSSPTRPSTMPASPSGTPKSGAWCVPKTGVSDAQLQENLDYACAFGIDCTPIQPAGACFEPNTLAAHATYAMNLLYQTAGKNPWNCDFSQTAMLSSIDPSYNGCTFPGGNA is encoded by the exons ATGGTCTATTTTCTTTCGGTTTCAAGCTTCTTTCTTCTCTTCCTCCAACTTACTTCCCATCTTGCTA ATTCGGAACCATACCTCGGAATAAACTACGGACAAGTCGCTAACAACCTCCCACCGCCATCTGCTGTCGCGAGGCTACTCCAATCCACCTCAATCCAAAAAGTCCGATTATTCGGTGCTGATGCAACCATAATCCAGTCACTAGCCAACACTAACATCGAGATCGCTATCGGAGCATCCAACACCGACATTCCAGCACTTGCAGCAGACTCGAACTTTGTGAAATCATGGATTAATTCAAACATCATTCCATTCTATCCATCCAGCAAAATAACAACAGTTAATGTTGGTAACGAGATCATGAGCTCAACAGACCGTAGTTTAATGTACTTGCTTTTAAAAGCTATGCAAAATGTCCAAAATGCCCTTACTGAGGCCATGCTTGGCGGGAAAATTAAGGTCACAACGGTACATTCACTTGCGATTTTGAAAAGGTCTGATCCACCGTCGAGTGGGAGGTTTGATCCGACGGTGGAGGATTTGTTGAAGGGATTATTGGAGTTTAATAATGCGACTGGGTCGGGTTTCAGTTTTAATCCATATCCGTTTTTTGCGTATCAAAGTGACCCGAGACCTGAAACTCTGGCTTTTTGCTTGTTTCAACCAAATTCAGGCCGACTTGATCCGGGTACTGGCATCAAGTATACTAACATGTTTGATGCTCAG GTGGATGCTGTACGATCTGCGCTGAACGCTATGGGATTCAAAGGCGTAGAAATCGTTATTTCTGAGACAGGATGGCCATACAGAGGAGATAGTAATCAAGTCGGAACAAGCATTGAGAATGCCAAGGCTTACAATGGCAACTTGATTGCGCATTTGAGGTCTATGGTAGGAACTCCGCTGATGCCTGGAAAATCAGTCGATACGTATTTGTTTGCATTGTTCGATGAGGACCTGAAACCCGGACCAGCCTCTGAGCGGTCATTTGGCCTTTTTAAGCCTGATCTCACTGTCACTTATGATGTTATGCTTACTAAGGCTAGCCAG ACGTCGCTGACACCAGAGACGCCATCAAGTCCAACAAGGCCTTCGACAATGCCAGCCAGTCCATCAGGCACGCCAAAAAGCGGCGCCTGGTGTGTGCCTAAGACAGGTGTTTCCGATGCCCAACTGCAGGAAAATCTGGATTATGCTTGTGCATTTGGGATCGACTGCACCCCGATCCAACCAGCTGGAGCTTGTTTTGAACCAAACACCCTGGCTGCTCACGCAACATACGCTATGAATCTTCTTTACCAAACTGCAGGGAAGAACCCATGGAACTGTGATTTCTCACAGACAGCCATGCTTTCGTCTATTGATCCTA GTTACAATGGATGCACTTTTCCTGGTGGGAATGCCTAA
- the LOC108210547 gene encoding uncharacterized protein LOC108210547: MFRRWSGSQPSQENKEPLPEVKINELRVALGPLSGRSLRYCTDACLRRFLEARNWNVEKAKKMLEETLIWRSTYKPEEIRWHEVAGEGETGKLFRADFHDRYGRTVLILKPGLQNTTSIDNQMRHLVYLIENAILNLPEGQEQMAWLIDFTGWSFSTSVPVKSAKDTISILQNYYPEILAVAFLYNPPRIFEAFWKVVKYFLDTKTFHKVKFVYPKNKDSVELMKTYFDMENLPTEFGGKTTLNYDHEEFSRLMAKDDVKSAKLWGFDGKQKPAYSGAEVVPEPETLPSAG, from the exons ATGTTTCGCCGTTGGAGTGGTTCTCAGCCATCACAGGAGAATAAAGAGCCGCTGCCTGAGGTTAAG ATCAATGAGCTGAGAGTTGCTCTTGGCCCACTATCAGGGCGCAGTTTACGATACTGCACAGATGCTTGCTTGAGGAGATTCTTGGAAGCTCGTAACTGGAATGTAGAAAAAGCAAAGAAGATGCTGGAAGAGACTCTAATTTGGAGATCAACCTACAAGCCTGAAGAAATCCGCTGG CATGAAGTTGCTGGTGAAGGCGAAACAGGAAAATTGTTTAGAGCAGATTTCCATGACCGTTATGGGAGAACTGTTCTTATACTAAAACCAGGATTGCAG AATACAACATCTATAGACAACCAGATGAGACATCTCGTGTATCTGATAGAGAATGCTATACTTAATCTTCCAGAAGGTCAAGAACAAATGGCATGGTTAATAGACTTCACTGGATGGTCTTTCAGTACTAGTGTGCCGGTTAAATCTGCTAAAGATACTATAAGCATACTCCAAAACTACTACCCTGAGATACTTGCTGTAGCATTTTTGTACAATCCCCCGAGAATTTTTGAAGCATTCTGGAAG GTTGTCAAGTACTTCTTGGATACCAAAACATTTCACAAGGTAAAATTTGTGTATCCAAAGAATAAAGATAGCGTGGAACTGATGAAAACATATTTTGACATGGAAAATCTTCCAACTGAGTTTGGTGGCAAAACCACATTGAACTATGACCATGAGGAATTCTCGAGGTTAATGGCCAAGGATGATGTAAAATCAGCTAAATTGTGGGGATTTGATGGCAAGCAGAAGCCAGCTTACTCGGGAGCAGAGGTCGTTCCAGAACCAGAAACCCTTCCTTCTGCTGGCTAA
- the LOC108211814 gene encoding LOW QUALITY PROTEIN: uncharacterized protein LOC108211814 (The sequence of the model RefSeq protein was modified relative to this genomic sequence to represent the inferred CDS: substituted 1 base at 1 genomic stop codon): MAMKSDFAQKLLHDLRLKKERMAASQSSGTSSTMARDGQRNSGQTYRGTQKTKGPEPVRPNTGNSRRRASGNARLPTDSENSSQLVQYRSGQSTGQRVDLPMAILLALQNSGKHGKGNFSGGNPMLQFLQQIGKKSLDTGKMAGYGSLSKHHSSTSQFPTFSNLHVNEISKGVQNLNHILRACSNGLNIDKYSIEVGKELLKGATDLEESLRMLVNLQEASEYMIKPQRKNRITLLEEEDSDEASKGSTIQQKQLDLPRFSFDKPSRNSHGFVTKSDSNQRLIELTYHARSSSFSNNQASSSNSEPHRRSSSWSSNFKTPTDSEQTSHSNSSRAAAEKGRMSSIIAKLMGLEEIPEQVPSQIRQKDSGTRNGEGMGLKITYLTTKNTEIKTKKSDRQENITKKYNVLKQDRHVSETKNNNVPQKAEKHQVLHQLNSVVAIADENLQRKNHERAKRTIHGSDPENSAIKLDKQQKSINRSIEVFGNQVLEKEARQNSMKHRQLKTPEKSETKEPIIKDEMHQRLKLKHRSSSILQEKAEHRKVTAQTEGRNSERLTARYQPKPLQNNELQQLHMLRKSGIQEEKHQTNKREEQNIRSNYQAPTPNGSPLRSATAQDGSPVRSKVPLKTMHNENRLTKKHPPMNQASVTRKYLKENNDEMHQEEQPDSRHXENTVGDKSATIVSMNMDHNASPSELAPQIQTEKDMMLPLERKRPIHVLATGKKAEITQKFRGQIPRKMNERMNKRSGTLTNLATPTKHQTSVTQESRERIQETATETKGSEEHSSVACKEPEESTEEAKSEEIVQTLSTDEEKHFETAATIDPSSSQDDECRSLEVVSPPDANDISKDTAHQAQPSSEQKSLETLPSSLIGSNEISHPRLQEHKKALISWKQEPLTENEKKLKETLITSPLFLNTAEALFRLNIPVGILHASDQIYQEKSTKFTIDCAYEVMNRKGRRQELLQQCFKVSICNTTVSSLDNLIKQLYKDFDRLKYYGGNEHDDNDDAEALLKMLEMDIHNTHPHLNCMWDFGWNEVMFAFDGTNDIIKDVERQVLDELIDEITSE; this comes from the exons ATGGCGATGAAGTCGGATTTTGCACAAAAGCTGCTGCATGATCTAAGGCTAAAGAAGGAACGAATGGCTGCATCTCAGAGCTCGGGCACTTCAAGTACCATGGCAAGAG ATGGACAAAGAAATTCCGGCCAGACCTACAGAGGAACTCAAAAAACAAAAGGACCAGAACCT GTGAGGCCCAATACAGGAAACTCAAGGAGAAGAGCGAGTGGAAATGCTAGACTACCGACAGATAGTGAAAATTCAAGCCAATTAGTTCAGTACAGAAGTGGCCAGAGCACTGGACAAAGAGTTGATCTGCCTATGGCGATATTGCTTGCCCTTCAGAACAGTGGGAAACACGGAAAGGGCAACTTCTCAGGCGGTAACCCAATGCTACAGTTCCTCCAACAAATTGGAAAGAAATCACTCGACACTGGGAAGATGGCAGGATATGGCAGCCTCAGTAAGCACCATTCTTCGACTAGCCAGTTCCCGACCTTTTCAAATCTTCATGTTAATGAAATATCAAAAGGGGTGCAAAATTTGAATCATATTTTAAGAGCTTGTTCAAATGGCCTTAACATTGACAAGTATTCAATAGAAGTTGGCAAGGAATTGTTAAAAGGGGCTACTGATTTAGAAGAATCCTTGCGGATGCTTGTGAATTTGCAAGAAGCTTCAGAGTACATGATTAAACCTCAGAGAAAGAACAGGATCACTTTACTCGAGGAGGAAGATAGTGACGAAGCTAGCAAGGGGTCAACGATTCAGCAGAAACAACTTGATCTGCCAAGATTCTCATTTGATAAGCCATCAAGGAATTCCCATGGCTTTGTAACAAAGTCTGattcaaatcagagattgatagAGCTGACATATCATGCTAGGAGTTCCAGCTTCTCCAACAATCAAGCTTCTAGTTCCAATTCGGAGCCTCATAGACGGTCTTCGAGTTGGAGTTCCAACTTTAAAACTCCTACAGACTCTGAACAAACAAGCCACTCGAATTCATCACGAGCTGCAGCAGAAAAAGGGAGAATGTCAAGCATTATTGCAAAATTGATGGGGTTAGAAGAGATTCCAGAACAAGTACCTTCACAAATCAGACAGAAAGATTCAGGGACGAGAAATGGAGAAGGAATGGGCTTAAAGATCACGTATCTGACAACGAAGAACACTGAGATAAAGACCAAGAAATCTGACAGGCAAGAAAATATAACCAAAAAATACAATGTCTTGAAACAAGACCGCCACGTTTCAGAAACTAAGAACAACAATGTTCCACAGAAAGCTGAAAAGCATCAGGTATTACATCAGCTTAACTCAGTTGTGGCGATtgctgatgaaaatttacaaagGAAGAATCATGAAAGAGCAAAAAGAACTATACATGGTTCAGACCCAGAAAATTCTGCCATCAAATTAGATAAACAACAAAAGAGCATCAACAGGTCAATAGAAGTTTTCGGAAATCAGGTTTTGGAGAAAGAGGCAAGACAGAATTCCATGAAGCACAGGCAACTAAAGACTCCAGAGAAAAGTGAAACCAAGGAACCCATCATTAAAGATGAAATGCATCAGAGATTAAAACTCAAGCATAGAAGTTCAAGTATATTGCAAGAAAAGGCAGAACATAGAAAGGTCACAGCTCAAACAGAAGGCAGAAACTCCGAGAGGCTTACTGCAAGATATCAACCAAAACCCCTGCAGAATAATGAATTGCAGCAGCTTCATATGCTCCGGAAATCTGGTATCCAAGAAGAAAAGCATCAGACCAATAAGAGAGAGGAGCAGAACATAAGAAGTAATTATCAAGCTCCGACACCAAATGGGAGTCCATTAAGATCAGCTACGGCACAAGATGGAAGTCCAGTAAGATCAAAGGTTCCGTTGAAAACAATGCATAATGAAAATAGGTTAACCAAGAAGCATCCACCTATGAACCAAGCTTCAGTCACGAGGAAATATCTTAAAGAAAATAATGATGAAATGCATCAGGAAGAGCAGCCAGATAGCAGACATTAGGAAAATACTGTTGGAGACAAGTCTGCTACTATTGTTTCAATGAACATGGACCACAATGCATCCCCAAGTGAACTAGCCCCACAGATACAGACAGAAAAAGATATGATGCTGCCACTTGAACGAAAGAGGCCTATCCACGTCTTAGCCACTGGAAAGAAGGCCGAAATTACACAGAAGTTTAGAGGACAAATTCCTAGGAAGATGAATGAGAGAATGAACAAGAGAAGTGGAACTTTAACAAACTTGGCAACACCTAcaaaacatcaaactagtgttACTCAAGAATCCAGGGAGAGAATTCAGGAGACGGCCACTGAGACAAAGGGATCAGAAGAACATAGTTCTGTCGCATGCAAAGAACCAGAAGAGAGCACGGAAGAAGCTAAATCAGAAGAAATTGTTCAAACCCTGAGTACAGATGAGGAAAAACATTTTGAAACTGCAGCAACCATAGATCCTAGCAGTTCCCAGGATGATGAATGTAGAAGTCTAGAAGTGGTATCGCCTCCAGATGCAAATGACATT AGCAAAGACACTGCACACCAAGCTCAGCCATCTTCAGAACAGAAGTCCTTGGAAACTTTACCAAGCTCCTTAATTG GCAGCAATGAAATATCTCACCCTAGATTGCAAGAGCACAAGAAAGCCTTAATATCATGGAAACAAGAGCCACTGACAGAAAACGAAAAGAAACTCAAAGAGACACTGATTACAAGTCCACTATTCTTGAACACAGCAGAAGCACTTTTCAGGCTCAACATACCAGTTGGCATTCTTCATGCAAGTGATCAGATATATCAAGAGAAATCCACAAAGTTCACAATAGACTGTGCTTATGAGGTTATGAATAGGAAAGGAAGAAGACAAGAACTACTTCAACAATGTTTCAAAGTATCCATCTGCAACACAACAGTTAGCTCTTTGGATAATCTGATCAAACAACTATACAAGGACTTCGATAGGCTAAAATACTACGGAGGAAATGAGcatgatgataatgatgatgcTGAAGCCCTGCTCAAAATGCTCGAGATGGACATCCATAATACACATCCACATCTAAACTGCATGTGGGACTTTGGGTGGAACGAGGTAATGTTTGCATTTGATGGAACCAATGACATTATCAAGGATGTGGAAAGACAAGTGCTGGACGAGCTCATAGATGAGATTACAAGTGAATAG
- the LOC108215413 gene encoding uncharacterized protein At1g01500 has protein sequence MENSYETLSNGKSRDPSLQIIRHPSYQSSNKLLLPWLDIKVFYVRISNFLVDESTPESLNVNHIPLSPDTILEVNGARCKIHSEGISCVLRRDRVDKKAEEATFVSTANVRLTGSVKFEVLDGDNLVLSGILEMSNKNGFSGESKNNVRTWSMNCEPVMSACTGFLKGKQIKGSESLSPTIEVYVAGSFSGTPVILTKTIQLALRKKNIRNGMLGTIPEYEAAESQEHTTSELDQQIVEYRNYKMATEEDYSNNASSLYWRHGEEYIEGEDGELSWFNAGVRVGVGLGLGICLGVGIGVGLLVRTYQTTSRTFKRRLL, from the exons ATGGAGAATTCTTATGAAACGTTGAGTAATGGGAAATCAAGAGATCCGAGTCTTCAGATAATTAGACACCCTTCTTACCAATCTTCCAATAAATTGTTGCTACCTTGGCTTGATATAAAAGTGTTTTATGTTAGAATTAGCAATTTCTTGGTGGATGAATCAACCCCAGAGTCTCTGAATGTCAATCATATACCGCTAAGTCCTGACACTATTCTTGAGGTGAATGGTGCAAGATGTAAAATTCATTCAGAAGGTATTTCGTGTGTTCTTAGAAGGGACCGGGTGGATAAGAAAGCTGAAGAAGCTACATTTGTGAGCACAGCTAATGTAAGACTCACAGGAAGTGTGAAATTTGAGGTTTTAGATGGAGACAATTTAGTCTTGTCTGGGATTCTTGAGATGTCGAATAAAAATGGTTTCAGTGGTGAGTCGAAAAACAATGTCAGAACATGGAGCATGAATTGTGAGCCAGTGATGAGTGCTTGCACTGGTTTTTTGAAGGGGAAACAAATTAAGGGTTCTGAATCACTGTCACCAACCATCGAAGTTTATGTAGCAGGTTCCTTCTCCGGAACACCAGTCATCTTAACAAAGACTATACAGCTTGCTTTAAGGAAAAAGAATATCAGGAACGGAATGCTAGGTACAATTCCAGAGTATGAAGCAGCTGAATCTCAGGAACACACAACATCTGAGCTTGATCAGCAG ATAGTGGAATACAGAAATTACAAAATGGCAACGGAAGAAGATTACAGCAACAACGCCAGCAGCTTGTACTGGAGGCATGGAGAAGAATATATAGAAGGTGAAGACGGAGAACTCTCTTGGTTTAATGCAGGTGTGAGGGTCGGTGTCGGTCTAGGACTTGGGATTTGTCTGGGAGTAGGAATCGGGGTTGGTCTATTGGTCCGCACATACCAAACTACCTCTCGTACTTTCAAAAGGCGTCTTCTCTGA